The genomic interval TGGCGAGTCAACGCATCAGTGCCCTCTTCTCCGAATGTGCAGACAACGCGGCTTTCAGGCGCCGTTTCAATCTCCTCTGCAGCTGGGAGGTCTCCACAAGTATGCAGAGACACTTCCGGCTGCTCTTCAGACGCAGGAGAGGCTGGCGCCTCTTGCGGCGAACGTGGAGCGGCCGAGTCCATCGTCGTTCCCCTGTTTCTGAGCAAGCGAGAACGCGTTGGAAGGGCAAAGCATCGCTGCAGCGCAGACTCGCGAAAGGGGCCGGAGGTCGCATGCACCGCCTCGGGTGCCTCCGCTTTACCCTGAAGTCTCGGCAGCGACACCTGGGAACGAACGTCACTGGAGAGGTGTACCCGATAGGTCGATTCGAGTGTGCGGGGAGGTGCATGCGTCTACGTAAACTACGATATGTATGTGGTTGTGGAGGCGCCTGTACACATCGCGTGGCCGAGAAATTGCATTTGCAGTAAGCTGGGACATGGAAGTGGGAACGGTGAAAGCAATCGTGAAGCCGTTGGTTGTCCGTACCTCAAACTGGACTCACACGCAGGAACTCGAAACCGTTCGGGCCCTGCTAACtccagaagagaggacaggTTCTGTAAAAAGACAGATGAAGTTGTCCAGACGGGCGGAGTGCCACAgaaaggaacggagaagaggaataCCGGGGgagctggaggagacgcggccAGAAGCCGGTCAATAAGCTGCGTGAGACAACAAAGCTAGACGAAACGGGTGCGCCCAAGAGTCAAGCAAAGCTAAGAGACACAGTCGGTTGGAAATGTCGTAGAATGGGGTAAGTATGCGCCTGCAGCAACTCGATAGAAAAGGGCCCGGCCATCTGGTTCAACGGCACAGGCGCAGAAACATTCTAGTTACATGCGGGAAGCCGTCGCGGCCGAGAAGATGTGCGTAGTCTAGAGAGGCCGGCGCGCATTTATCCCCAACAGCAGAACCGAAAAAAGGATTCAAGAGACGCAGATTAAACTGCCCAAAACGCGAGAACAACGGTTCACAGCAAAAAAGACAGGGACCCGGTGCCTGAGGGCCGCTGTGTCGCAGAACAGCGGAAGCCGGGAAGCCGAGATTCATGGAGACACACGGTCAACACGGCAAAGTGAGTAGAGTTGGAACTGGCAAACGGACTGAGTCAGACGAACGAGACACTGCAATTCCTCATGCTCGTTGAGGCCCCGATTCCGGCACCAGCCACCGCGTTAGTCATGAAAAGCTGTTGGCAGCGTTTTTGAGGGCGATCGAGGCGCTGACATCACGAGAAGCGTTTGACTAGCGAATCCCAGATAAGCTCGAGCCGGTTTTTGCCTcacaaagcagaaaaaagaccaGACGCAGTCGAGTATGCGGACCATGCCGAAAAGACGCTCCACCCTCCAACTGGACAGAGTGACAAAAACAGCGTGCTCGTTCCGAACCGCTTGCGGAACAGGACAGACGGGCGCTGTCACTACACCCGATGGCACAGACTGGAGCTCATCGAAAGTAAGGGAGAAAATTGCGGCAGTCTTTGCGGCCAAAGGGAAAGTCGCCCGGCAAGATTCCAGCAGGCTCAGTCGATGTGgtggactgcatgcgtgccgagcgagaaaaaaaggaatcTGTCTAGTGGGCAGACGTTCGTCAGCCGAGCATCACGACGAAACGAAATCGTCGAAAAACCGCAACGAAACCCGCGAGATGCACCCTGAGTGTGAATAATGTAGACTGTGATACTCTAGCTGAGTCAGTCTGAGGCACCCAAAAATATAGCGAACACGTTCCCGGATGAACGCTTTTCGAAAGCGAGTGTGGCTACGCAGCAACCGCTTGGGCGTGGCTGTCTGCACCGAGACCAGCGTCAGACTACATTTCTGACAGCGTCATCGGGGAAAAGCCGACTTACTGTGTCGTCTACactgtgtgtcttctgttcgGTTGGGGACGTTTTTTGCGTCGACTCACAGGTACGGCACATGGTGTGCATGCCACTAGCTGAACTCCAGTATCGAGTGTTACCAACGATGGCCCAAGGCCGGTCCTCAGGTTTGCTAAAGTGGGTCCGCcctggagaaacagaagccgAAACTCTGGAATATTATACACAGCTTACCAGTCTTCTGTGCAACCATCTTTCAGCCTGGACCGTGCCCTTGGCCATCTCCGCACAAAAATCAAAGAAACGAGGGAGCTGGGGTCAGCCTCGCCCAACAACGAATCCGGAGGGGAGCTGTCAGATATACTGCACATCTTCTCGAAGTCCGTTTCTCCGACCTATTCTTCTTCCAAGTGTCTTTGCTTGTGAAGTTGaagcatgtgcatgcagggagcACGTTGTCGTCTCTGACAACGATCCGGATTTTTGAATTTGCCTGTGTGTGTTACGAGTAGCCCTAATACCCCGCTGTTTTGCTCTACCACTCCCATGATTCAGCGCAAATTATCCCAGTGTCCGGGTATAGATTCTTAAGTCGACAGAACCGAGTCGGGGCTGTCAGTGCCCAGAATAGATTTCATAGTTAGGACTGAGAGAACAACTAGCAGCTTGATCGTCTCGCCGGGCTCACGCGTTCATGACACATGTCCACATCTTCTGAAAATAGTGGCGCAACCCAGACAGTTCCTACAAGACTCTGGAGTGAATCTTCTGGCACTTAAAAAAAAGCTAGTCATGTAACCAGTGGTTGAATTCTGAATCCCTTTCTGTTCAGGTGCCATTAACGGGATGTTGCACGTCGATAGAGTGACAAAAACTGCGTCCTTTTCGAAGTAAACACAATTCACTCAGTATTTTTACATTCCACAGATCACCGAGACGCAAATCGACAGCAGTTTCGCGTACACTATTAGATATTCCACGCAGATTTGGCTGTAAGCATCTGGTGGATAGGAGTCGACTGACAGGGCGCGTTGATCATTTGGAGTGACCCGCTGCCATAATGTAGCGAGCACGTCCGTTGTTTAGTTGTCTTTCCAGGATTGTTTCAAGGGCAGATTAAAAACCGATTCTACGTGCAGTGCCAGCGCAGAAACTGACGAAGCCGGTAAACATGCCAATATTTGGGTGGCGCGCGGGGATCGACGCAGCAATTGAAACCGTGCTTCCGGAATTAGTGGGAAACAATCGTGTGCACTTATAGCAACGCACTTTAAAAACCTTCGCCAGCTGTGGAACTACGCTTCCAACCGGGGAGAACGCGTTGTCACTGTTGTTCCTCCCGGTGCAGGCTGCCCATGGCCTCTTGGGGTGGCACTAAGTAAAGTctcatttcttctcgcgttcgcctccCGGCTCATGTCGATAGAACACTTACGTGTCTGTGCTTAGTAGTGGAGGGGTGACGGGAGGTGACACACGCGGAGGAGTAACGGAAAGGCAGCTATCACTGAAGCCACAACTGATTATGGAGTTGACCGGGGAAACCCGGTCCCCATGTCTTTCCATGACCCGACTACAGCCACACAGACATATACCTTTATGCGAAAGACAGTCGACTGTTTCGTGGGTGTTAAAAACCGTTAAAGGTGATGTTGAGAAAGATTCGGTCTTCCGCGTCGCTGTCAGGTGGGTCGAACAACCTCATTGATTTAACTCGAAAAGGAAGCATTAACAAAGTCCGCTTGACTCATatgaagaaacggagaaacacTGCAGCATTTCAACGCTTGTGCTATCTTAAACGTTCCTGAATGCACCCTatttgttcctcttcttgcttACTACAGTGTCATCGAGATCCATATTCTATCCTTCTTGCGTTACTTCCCTCTGCCTTCTACCTTTCCTGTATTTCTTTCGATTTGTTTTCTATTCCTTCCGACACTTCCCACCTTATTGCCTCTCTTTACTACTCGTGGTTCTCCCCTGTGAGGTTCGTGCATCCAGAACCTTCTGTCCTCCGCTGGCGGTCGTCGACCGTTTTTACACCACACGCTCCACTGTCATATTTCCTTCGGTCTCGCTTCATTACCCTTCTCCCTGCGAATTTGAACCCTTAACTCCCTctgctctgttttttctgcactGCACCGCCAGCCTTTCGCTCTTGTCATAGTTGCAGTTGCTTGAGAGGCAGTTCCCATCCGGGAACACCCCGCCCCCTCCCAAGGCGAGACATGACAGCTGCATTATGCCATCCTCTGGTGTAGGAGATTCACAAAAAGTTCAGGAAAACAGTGTTTCCGAACAACGGTTCGTCCCCGCTGCACTGGCCGGCACACTTCCACTCCGCCCTTACCCTGCTCCGCTTGTAGCTCGGCTGGGCTACGACTGAGGACAGGGCTCGCGACATCGATCTCTATTGAACAACTTCTGAGTAACTAATTGCACATCCTGGAGGGTTGCATTTCTCTTTATCCGCCGTCTTTCCAAGTGGCCAAAGTCGGCGTTTCCCCTCCCCCTACGcccctcgtttttttcacaCCCTTGGCCTGTCTTGACGGTGTCACTCGACGCGTTGAGAACGGCAGTGTCAAAGTGCTACGCGATCGGTAGAATTTCGGACAGTGAACCATTTATACGGAAGCAAAGAATGAAGTCAACCATGTATAATATCTTAAAAGCAGTTGGGTAGGTCGAAGCCACCCCACCTGGAGTTGTGTCCCGTTCGCGCCTGCAGAAACCCACGAGCCCGACAGGCGTGGCTGAAAATCCTCAGCCACGGGCAAACTGGCTGCACCGAGTAGAGCGCGGTTCCATCGTCAGCGACGAGGTTCGACGTTGAGACGCCGAGATCCCTTGGCCTTTCGGGCACTCGACAGGGTGGTTTGAAGTGGAATCTcggaacgaggagacgcgcgtcTCTAGAGAGACCCGCGCCACCGCCCGTGACGAACCACGAACCGCGGCGAACGGCGAGCTCACCGGGTTttcagagacgcgcgagatCCCTGATTTCGTTTACCATTGACGCCCGCCGCCGTCGACGTCTTTGGAACGTGTTTCACGTTTGAGTTGCACTGTTACTTTCTTCGGATTACATTCTTCCACTAAAAGCTGGTTTTGTCCAGTATCCATTCGTCGCTACCGTTGCGCAGTCACGTTGAATTTTGCAGCGGCAAAACATCTTGTGTAAAATTCGAGTTTTGTTGATGATTGAAGTACCCTGTATTGGGGCTTGCTAACGTTTTGTATTAAAAGGGTTTACTGCGGCGTCTCATTTCCAAAATGGCCCGACACGCAATTTTTTTCGCGCTTTGTGTTTTAGGCCTGGTGGCGGCGGCTTTGCCCCAGTTCGCTACCGCGGCCACCGCGTCAGATGACGAACTGATGAGTCGAATCCGAAATTCTGACTTTTTCGATGGTCAAGCACCCGTTGACAGTCTCAGACCGACGAACGCCGGTGTCGACTCGAAAGGGACCGACGATCACCTCACCACCAGCATGGATAAGGCATCTGTAGAGAGTCAGCTTCCGAGAAGAGAGCCATTGGAGACGGAGCCAGATGAACAAGAAGAAGTTCATTTCAGGAAGCGAGGCGTCCGTTCCGACGCTGAAGTGACTGACGACAACATCTACGAGGAGCACACTGATCGTAAAGTGGTTCCGAGGAAGTCGGAGGGCAAGCGAAGCTTCAAAGACTTGCTGAAGAAGCTCGCGCTGCCGGCTGTTGGTATGGGTGCATCGTATTTTGCCGCTGATAGAATTCTGCCGGAACTAACAGAGCAGCaacagacaggcgaagaaccCCTAACCACCGGCCAGAATGTGAGCACTGTGTTAGGCTTCGCAGCGCTTGCTGCTGCCGCAGCGTTCCTTGGCATGGGTCTCACGAGGACGTACCGACATTTTTCCCCACGCAAAAACAGATCACGGCAGCCTGCACTCGAGCAAGAGGTGCCTGAATCAGGCAAAGATGGGGAGGATGCCCGCCAGTAGGATATGGGGGCTAATAAAAGTGAGTAGGAGCTCGAGGACAGTGTCCCGAACGCGCCTgagaggcagacagacacagaagagtgaagaaaaacaacatGGTATTACGTGCGGTGAGTGTTTGCTGTCACGTGTTTTTTGCGCCACAAAGACAGCTTGTGTTGTATGCATGGGATCGACAGTTCATGGACGGCGCTACCCAGAGAGGCGGCATTTGCGTACACCGTGGGTCGTCATGAGTACCGGGACATCGTGTTCGTGTTTATTTGTTCATGTCGAAGTGCACTAAGACACGAGACGAAAGGGTGGTTCCGTCCCTGGCAGCATCACGTAGTGGTTTCTTTGTCGAGAACAGCGGCAGTCCGAGGCCACTTGAGACAGGATGTTTGAGTGTATACAGACAACGCGGTCACAGCATGAGGCAAAGCTGTCTAAGCAGCCATTTGCGCGAGCGAAGTCATCCATGCCGACTGTGTGAGCCTCTTTAGTTACTTTGAATGAGACAGAAACTAAGGCTCGCAGCAGGTCTGAATATTGCGAATAATCTACTTTTAAAACCCGGGGGAGCCTAGTCGTTGGGCGCGTGGTGCTGAGGAGGTTGGAAAAGGACCCGTATGCAGGTAGCTGGTATTTCTTGCAGGGTGAAGGATTCTCCATCTGTTTTGAGGCAGTCCAACGTTGGTTGCTTcaaaacagacgaaaacaCGCATGATCGTTCCTTGCAGTGTCAGCGGGAGTGTTTACCTCTGGTGGATCCTACCAGAGTGGTGTATCGTGTCGTGGCGGGAAAGTCAGAAACGGAAGTGGACGGTAGATGAAGTTGTAGTAGCGAATGATGTGAGGCCGCCTTTTGAAGCAGGAACTTTCCTGCCGCGTCCACTTCTTGCTAGGTGGCAGTAGAGAGCACTCGATCTCGGAACAGAGACGCACGTTTGCGCGCTGCAATCCAGCTGACACATTCGAGAATACATTGCTGAGGCTGGATTCACTACAAAAGACGCATTCTTTTGCTATGCTAATTTAGTACTTGCGTTTCTTGCTCTACTGAGATTCGATGTTCCGTCATTAGCCTTTACGAACAGGACGACACAAGCCGTCGTGAAAGGACTTTCGCGCAAGCACCTGCCGCTCACAGGAACCGTCTTCACCTCCGACATTGCTTGAGACTGCTGCCAGCGCCCCTCCGAGCACGGCTACTATCTCTATTTCTTCTTGGTCAGTGCGACTGCTGGTACATGTGTCAGAGTATTCGAATGCTGCTCCTTCCGAAGGGACCAGCGCAGCCATTGGCGGACCGTTTTCTACGCATAGTATGGGTGGATAATCCAGAACTGTTCCTCGCGCTCGTTTTATGCGCGTTaccgcttctcgtcttcaaCTCCTATCAAACACCATCGACTTAAGACGCATGTGCGACGAACGCCTGTGCTGTTCACTCTCTACCTGCTGGACTCTGTGCCCCCTATGGTGCTCGTGTTGAGTGGGCGCAGGCACAGTCTCGCTCTCCGGCCTAGGCAGCCTTCGTTGTGATGCGCGGTGTCAACTTTCGAAAGGTGGtaacgcgtttcttctgacATCTACCGTGGCTGCTAGACAAAAAATGTAGGGGGAACCGACCCGGAAGTAAGGAAAATTGCCTTGtccgaaggagagacacaagtcACCTGCCTCTTCCCGCGccgcctttttttcgctgGCCGCGCGACGGACGAACAGCATTGCTCTTTCGTTGTCGAGCCGGTGGTCTGTCGAGACCCGTTGTGTTTTGCAGCCTCGGGTGTGCATATCTGTGGTGCATCGCCGCTTGCTTCTATCCCGAGAGCAGCCAAGCTAGCGCGCTGAGGAACCGAGAAAAGATGCGTTTTGCGGAggggagagcgacgaaacCTCGACACGGAGAGGTCCTTTTCTGGTTTGTGAAGCGGGTTCTATGTCTCTCATTTCCGTTGTGTCTTCCAAAAGTGGGCAGAGACTTTCTCTTCAAGTTGTGTAGGCAAAAGACTCCCTCAACCGTAGCcgtgtttctccttcaccATCGAGTCCGTCGTGCTCCTTGGTCACCACGCCACTTGCCCGGCGCGTTCAGCAGACTCCGGGTTGGAGGTTCTTTTAAACTCGGTAAAGTAGATGCAGCAATGCTTGGACCGGccgcttttctttttctcttcatccCTTTTCAAGCAGTGTGTTCCTCGCAACGCACCCTTGTGTTTTATTCAAAAATCCTCTTCGCGTAGCCGCACTCCGACCAGATCGTCGGTGTCTTGCATGCGCCGCAACGGTCCTTCCATATGGTGC from Toxoplasma gondii ME49 chromosome VIIa, whole genome shotgun sequence carries:
- the GRA7 gene encoding dense granule protein GRA7 (encoded by transcript TGME49_203310~Signal peptide predicted by SignalP 2.0 HMM (probability 1.000) with cleavage site probability 0.644 at residue 26~Predicted trans-membrane domain (TMHMM2.0):4-27:182-205), with amino-acid sequence MARHAIFFALCVLGLVAAALPQFATAATASDDELMSRIRNSDFFDGQAPVDSLRPTNAGVDSKGTDDHLTTSMDKASVESQLPRREPLETEPDEQEEVHFRKRGVRSDAEVTDDNIYEEHTDRKVVPRKSEGKRSFKDLLKKLALPAVGMGASYFAADRILPELTEQQQTGEEPLTTGQNVSTVLGFAALAAAAAFLGMGLTRTYRHFSPRKNRSRQPALEQEVPESGKDGEDARQ